A stretch of DNA from Cellulomonas fengjieae:
CTCTGCGGTCAGGGACGGCTCTGCCACGCGTGGTCCGGTGGCACCGTCGACAAACTGTGGCGCTAAATCTAACCCTTGGACGAAGGGATGGAAACCGCTGCTGCGGTCACAGTCCGGTCACGGGCCCACGAGGAGTCCCGTCGCGCCCCCACCACACCGTCCAGCCCTTCTTCTAATGGCTAGAGATATGGCTAGAGTGTGGTGCACCCGAGGTGGCGCGGCGCGCGCCGGCACCACGGACCGGGGAGGACGAGCTCTCCGGGTAACCCCGTCAGCCTGCTCGGGAGGCCACCCCGCATGTCAGTCGCTCACCGAGGCGCGACCGTCGAGATCGACGGCCAGCACCCCCTGCGGTCGGTCCTGCGGCTCCTGGGCAACCACCGCCGGCGCGTGGTCGGCGCCGTCCTGGTGTTCCCGCTCAAGGACTCGCCGCAGTGGCTCATGCCCGTGGTCACCGCCCACATCATCGACACGGTCGTGGACGGCGGGCCCCTGCGTGACCTGGGCATCTGGGCGATCGTCGCGTTCGTCGCGCTGCTGCAGAACTACCCCACGCACGTCCTGTACACCAAGCTCTACATGGGCGCGGTCCGGCAGGTCGGCGCCGACCTGCGCAACGCGCTCGCCGCCCGCCTGCAGAGCCTGTCGATCGGCTTCCACTCGCGGACCTCGTCCTCGATCGTGCAGACCAAGGTGGTCCGCGACGTCGAGAACATCGAGCTCGCGCTCCAGCAGGTCACCCACCCGGTGCTCGCGCAGACCACCGTCGTGATCGGCGCGATCGTCATGACCGCGCTGTCCGTCCCGCAGTTCCTGCCCGTCTACGCGCTGACCATCCCCCTGGCGGTCCTGCTGCGGCACGTGCTCGCCCGCCGCTCGCGCGAGCGCAACGAGGTGTTCCGCAGGAACGTCGAGACGTTCGCGTCCCGCGTCGGCGAGATGGCGACCCTCGTCCCCATCACCCGCGCGCACGGCCTGGAGGCCACCGCGCAGGCCCGCATCGCCGAGGGCGCCGAGGGCGTCCGGGTGTCGGGCTACGAGCTCGACGTCCTCAACGGGCGTTTCCAGTCGCTGTCCTGGGTCGTGCTCCAGATGCTCAGCGTGAGCTGCCTGGTCACGGGCGCCTGGGCCGCCGTCACGGGGCTCGTCACGATCAGCCCCGGCGAGGTCGTGCAGCTCTCCGCGTACTTCGGCCTCATCACCGGCGGTGTCACGCAGGTGCTCATGGTGCTGCCGGTCGGGCAGAAGGGCCTGGAGTCCGTCCGGTCCGTCGCCGAGGTGCTCACCGAGCCCGACCTCGAGGAGAACGAGGGCAAGGCCGTGGTCCGGACGGTCGGCGGCGCCCTGCGGTTCGACCGCGTCACCTTCTCCTATCCCGACGCCGCCGTGCCCGCCGTGGTCGACATCGACCTCGACGTCCACCCCGGCGAGACCATCGCGTTCGTCGGCCCCTCGGGTTCCGGCAAGTCGACGATGCTGAACCTCGCGCTCGGGTTCCTGCGCCCCACCGGAGGGCGGCTGCTGCTCGACGGCGTCGACGCCGCGACCCTCGACCTGCGCACCTACCGCACGCACGTGTCGGTGGTGCCGCAGGACTCCGTCCTGTTCGAGGGGTCGATCCGGGACAACATCACCTACGGCATGACCGACGTCCCCGACGACCGCGTCCGACACGCGCTCGAGGACGCCAACGCCGCGGAGATCGTCGACGCCCTGCCGGACGGCTGGGACACCGTCGTGGGCGAGCGCGGGGCCCGGCTGTCCGGCGGGCAGCGGCAGCGCATCGCGATCGCGCGCGCCCTGGTGCGCGACCCGCGGGTGCTGCTGCTCGACGAGGCGACGTCCGCGCTCGACTCCGAGTCCGAGGCCCTCGTCCGCGACGCCCTCGCCCGCCTGATGGCCGGCCGCACGACGCTCGTCGTCGCGCACCGGCTGTCCACCATCCGCAACGCCGACCGCATCGTCGTGCTCGACCACGGCCGCATCGTCGAGATCGGCGGCCACGACGAGCTGCTCGAGGCGGGCGGCCGCTACGCCCGGCTCTCGCACGCGCAGCGCACCTGAGCACCCGCACCACCCCAGTCGCGCTCCCGCGCGACATCTCGAGGAGAGGCAGAGTGGCCATGACGAGCACGGCGAAGCGACGCACCCGGATCGGCATCGGCATCGCCGCGGTCGCCACCACCGCGGCGGGCGCCACCATCGCCGCCCTCGTCGTCGGCTCGGCCCCCGACGAGGTGGCCGGCGAGCCCGTGACCCTCAGGCCGAACCCGTCCTACCGCGCGAGCGAGCCGTTCCAGGGCTGGGGCACGAGCCTCGTCTGGTTCGCGCACGCGACCGGCGGCTACCCCGAGGACCTGCGCGAGGAGCTCTACCAGCTGGTCTTCGGCGAGGAAGGGCTCAACCTGACGATCGCCCGGTACAACGTCGGCGGCGGCAACGCGACCGACGTCGACTCCGCGGCGTACATGCGCAAGGGGGGCGACGTGCCCGGCTGGTGGGACCCGTCACTGGCGGGACCGGACGGCGCCGTGCGCGACGCGGCCGACGCCTACCGCGCGGCGTTCGACGCCGACGACGACGCGTCCTACGACCTGGACGCCGACGCGGGGCAGCGCTGGTGGGTCGAGCGGCTCGCGCAGGAGGGGCGCATCACGCACTGGGAGGCCTTCAGCAACTCCCCACCGTGGTTCATGACGGAGTCCGGGTACGCCACCGGCGGTCTCGACGCGACGTCCGACCAGCTGCGCGCGGACAGCGTCGAGGACTTCGCGGCTTACATGGTGCGCGTGGTCGAGCACCTGGAGCAGACGTACGGCATCGAGGTCGCCACCATCGACCCGATGAACGAGCCGAACACCGACTACTGGGCCACGCGGTTCACCCCGGAGGGCGAGCTCGAGCCCGGTCGTCAGGAGGGTGCGCACCTGAGCCCCGCGCTCCAGGCGCGCCTGGTCGAGGCACTCGCCGCCCGGCTGGCGGACCCGTCGACCACGACGGACGCGACCGTCTCCGGTCCCGACGAGACCAACCCCCGACTGTTCCTGCAGGACTGGGAGGGGTGGACGCCCGCCGCGCGCGAGGCCGTCGGCCAGCTCAACGTGCACACCTACGGCACCGAGGACCGGGTGCAGGTCCGGGACGTCGCCAAGGCGACGGGCAAGCCGCTGTGGATGAGCGAGGTCGAGGGCGACTTCAGCCTCGAGGCCGGTTTCGACCTCGACGACATGGCCAACGGCCTGGGCATGGCCGGGCGCATCGTCGACGACCTGCGCGAGCTCGAGCCGCGGGCCTGGGTGTTCTGGCAGCCGGTCGAGGACCGCTGGCACATGGAGCTCGAGTCCGACGGCAACTGGGGCAGCATCTACATCGACCTGGACTGCGGGGCCGACGGCACGTCCGCGCGCCGCGTCGCCGCCGGGCACGCCGACCCGACCTGCCGGGTGCTGACCAACACCAAGTTCGACACGGTCCGGAACTTCACGCACTACATCGAGCCGGGCGACTCGCAGATCGCCGTCGACGACCCCTCGACGACCGCGTTCGTGCACGGCGACGGCACCGGCGCGACGCTCGTGCACGTCAACACCTCGTCCGAGGACCGGGCCGTGACGCTCGATCTCTCCCTGTTCGGCGACACGGACGGCGCGACGGTCACGCCGGTCGTCACCACGGCCCCGCCCGCCGTCCGCACCGCCGACAGCGCGCCGCACGCGCTGGTGCCGGGTGAGGCGGTCCGCGTCCGCGACGACGGCACCGTCACCCTGCCCGTGCCCGCCAAGTCCGTGACGACCTTCCTGGTCGAGGGCGTCTCCGGCGTCGCCGACGGTGCCGCACCCGCGGACGGCACCCCGTACGCGCTGTTCGGGCTCGACGGCGACCTCGCGCTGACCGCCGTCGACGACGCGACCACCGTCGAGACGCCCGACGGCTCCGCCGGCCAGATGTGGACGCTGCACACCCTCTCCGGGGAGGGCACCAACCGGCGGGTCGTCGCGCTCACGGACGGCACCGGCGCCTTCCTCGCGTCCACGGAGGACGGCACGGCGCTCGTCCCCTCGGACCTCGGGACCGCCCGCACCGCGCCGGCGCAGCAGTGGGTGCTCAACAGCATCGACGGCCGCACCTACTCGCTGCTCAACGTCGCGACCACCCGGCAGCTCGACGTCACCCGCCGGTCCGCCGAGCCCGGGACACCCGTCGCCCTGGCCCCCGCCACGACGGACCCGCAGCAGGCCTGGAGGTTCGAGCCCGCGTCGTGATCCGCCCCGATGTCGTCGAAACGCTTGCACCTCACCTGAGGTGAGGGTCTAGCGTCGGCCGCAGCGGCGACGACGGCGCGCCGCCCGAGCGCAGGAGCAGCCATGACGAGCCTGGTCCCCTACCTCACGGTGCACGACGCGACCGCGGCGATCGCGTTCTATGCCAGCGCGTTCGGGGCGCAGGAGACCGGCGAGCGCGACGAGGGCGACGGGCGGATCGGCTTCGTCGCCCTCACCGTCGGCGGCGACCCGTTCTACCTGTCCGACGAGTTCCACGACTACGGCGCCTACGCCCCCGCGACGCTCGGGCACAGCACGGTCGCCCTGGTGCTCGGCGTGGACGACGCCGACGCCGTGTACGCCGCCGCGGTCGCCGCGGGTGCGACGCCCGATCGCGAGCCCGCCGACCAGGGGGACGAGAGGCGCGGCTGGCTGGTCGACCCGTTCGGCCACCGCTGGGCCATCCACTCGCCGCTGCGCTGAGCGGGTTCCGCTGGACTCCAGCACCGTCACCGGGCAGCCCGCGCCAGGCGCGCCTCCCGCTGCTTGCGCTTCTGGCTCGCCAGCTCCTGCTCGCCCTTGAGCGTCGCGTTCTCCACCCAGGCCAGCACCCCGGACTCGTCGGCCGCCCGGAACACCTGCCCGTACCGGATGCGGCTGAACACGTCCGGCATCCGCGTGCTCAGGTAGCCGATCGTGACGCGGCCGAGCGCCCAGGCGACACCGACGCCGTTGACCACCCCGACCAGCACCGCGGCGGCCATCAGGACCGGCTGCTCGGTCACCTGCGACCAGACGATCATCGCCGCCGTCGGGACGGCGGCCACCGGGACCAGGATCAGGACGATCCACACGTGCAGCGAGATGTTGCCGTTGGCGTCGTTCGGGCCCAGACGCCTGCGGGGGTCGACGCCGGGCGACACCCCGAGCGCCGACACCAGGATCGCCGCACCGGCGGCGGCGCCGAAGACCGCCGGGATCGCCGCGAGCAGGACCGGCACCGTCCACCACTCGCGGGTGAGCAGCACGAACGGGACGGTGACGACGAGCGCGCGCGGCAGGAACACGATCAGCATCGCCCACTGCCGCCCGCGGACGTCGGACCGCACGGACGTCTCGTCCT
This window harbors:
- a CDS encoding glycoside hydrolase, encoding MTSTAKRRTRIGIGIAAVATTAAGATIAALVVGSAPDEVAGEPVTLRPNPSYRASEPFQGWGTSLVWFAHATGGYPEDLREELYQLVFGEEGLNLTIARYNVGGGNATDVDSAAYMRKGGDVPGWWDPSLAGPDGAVRDAADAYRAAFDADDDASYDLDADAGQRWWVERLAQEGRITHWEAFSNSPPWFMTESGYATGGLDATSDQLRADSVEDFAAYMVRVVEHLEQTYGIEVATIDPMNEPNTDYWATRFTPEGELEPGRQEGAHLSPALQARLVEALAARLADPSTTTDATVSGPDETNPRLFLQDWEGWTPAAREAVGQLNVHTYGTEDRVQVRDVAKATGKPLWMSEVEGDFSLEAGFDLDDMANGLGMAGRIVDDLRELEPRAWVFWQPVEDRWHMELESDGNWGSIYIDLDCGADGTSARRVAAGHADPTCRVLTNTKFDTVRNFTHYIEPGDSQIAVDDPSTTAFVHGDGTGATLVHVNTSSEDRAVTLDLSLFGDTDGATVTPVVTTAPPAVRTADSAPHALVPGEAVRVRDDGTVTLPVPAKSVTTFLVEGVSGVADGAAPADGTPYALFGLDGDLALTAVDDATTVETPDGSAGQMWTLHTLSGEGTNRRVVALTDGTGAFLASTEDGTALVPSDLGTARTAPAQQWVLNSIDGRTYSLLNVATTRQLDVTRRSAEPGTPVALAPATTDPQQAWRFEPAS
- a CDS encoding ABC transporter ATP-binding protein — translated: MSVAHRGATVEIDGQHPLRSVLRLLGNHRRRVVGAVLVFPLKDSPQWLMPVVTAHIIDTVVDGGPLRDLGIWAIVAFVALLQNYPTHVLYTKLYMGAVRQVGADLRNALAARLQSLSIGFHSRTSSSIVQTKVVRDVENIELALQQVTHPVLAQTTVVIGAIVMTALSVPQFLPVYALTIPLAVLLRHVLARRSRERNEVFRRNVETFASRVGEMATLVPITRAHGLEATAQARIAEGAEGVRVSGYELDVLNGRFQSLSWVVLQMLSVSCLVTGAWAAVTGLVTISPGEVVQLSAYFGLITGGVTQVLMVLPVGQKGLESVRSVAEVLTEPDLEENEGKAVVRTVGGALRFDRVTFSYPDAAVPAVVDIDLDVHPGETIAFVGPSGSGKSTMLNLALGFLRPTGGRLLLDGVDAATLDLRTYRTHVSVVPQDSVLFEGSIRDNITYGMTDVPDDRVRHALEDANAAEIVDALPDGWDTVVGERGARLSGGQRQRIAIARALVRDPRVLLLDEATSALDSESEALVRDALARLMAGRTTLVVAHRLSTIRNADRIVVLDHGRIVEIGGHDELLEAGGRYARLSHAQRT
- a CDS encoding VOC family protein; this encodes MTSLVPYLTVHDATAAIAFYASAFGAQETGERDEGDGRIGFVALTVGGDPFYLSDEFHDYGAYAPATLGHSTVALVLGVDDADAVYAAAVAAGATPDREPADQGDERRGWLVDPFGHRWAIHSPLR